The following are encoded together in the Chiroxiphia lanceolata isolate bChiLan1 chromosome 8, bChiLan1.pri, whole genome shotgun sequence genome:
- the PPRC1 gene encoding peroxisome proliferator-activated receptor gamma coactivator-related protein 1 isoform X3, which translates to MQNYLDSSVISIIEDLSLCEQSKVCLDVQNELSLLTAITEILDSTDDETLSPFDTIMDAELLTSPRERENPSFQKFLTLSRPLLECESPALEQPKALRPLSSSVSVIGKTDADLAWDCAAHGLEDPVLPKKQVCSTPRLERKVGWHRAREQPLPQRSDGEEEEEEAALGVELGSSMKTVDFCVSEAGAAVEEHEDPCIINTGDVSLSELVKSMHPYCLPTFTVCLDPETEPVAKELLSSPVLLEIVPGEGESVEIPVVLQPLAPSSLDLELQLLGAEEGTRASIPEDREELPGAPTQETGVEEKKEEKLPGKEPSCTTPEGTSPPEAAAPGAWSPNSSSWHSTEATVGGKRECSEKGRGRERARKSRKKKAEPDQSKQARPGRDCVAHRLRSAGSGQPPGQLATSRQRAACPSVQVSDFLAQQLERARKEGQMELNAERAPQPRGRPQSTSGAFLPKKVQQDLQKVPSPEMVSVAPEKNKTVVPLEKTTPSVEGQPAAACPNPTDQAEGQGDSQTSAGQSSGVSEAASQLLEQGVQLEPPQSLPAAEPSEGLPKEAKPKALSLREYRIRMLHRQSSLGGSQEDKKQVASKWPSVPEPPAELAEIPCLVSPKRSATDADSAQKGLEKPTSPTAGPSAGKAPTALASATAPATAPPPPSTPMPFAAPNVPPAAGMAPAGMPPASAGAYTLYPPVPSWPCFSPQPMGCHGLPPPPVANSSSAFHMVTGLPPPPMAWPPPAVPPPPPFGPGGPYAPVGWAPPSYWPGIPMPPPVPALAYRDPRTAAQAATAFPAGSHPSTALLQGQLPAAPVLSCPEPPAFPAQPPGLASEVGAAGGPTRPATSRVPDCKRQARLAGESSLPKAPPAPASAQPLPAPLVAAAQPSRVPPAAPAPQAAPTQPPEELQAVTPTQLPKAPPADIHCPVEVSPAAGPVGESPGTCPTEKAVGLGKGTEERALLEPKAATGQELPGQTSTSQAVAPPPKACRESSLPNKVPAVRPWRHQPLLSPAQPSDSSKDIVQAFISEIGIEATDLSSLLEQFEKSEAKKEETPVQPPEDRRPTGSSGPEIQQDGQTQQDRKPPDGLHASELANVAGLTPPATPPHQLWKPLPAVSLLAKAKSPGSTSQEGSQKTAKPMKAKPLPPNKIQGNSVVLAPTGTAPNHVCSGDHDYCIPAVARPESNSITGTQPPAKGGSRWNVKRHRDITIKPISSLTKRTLDQPEPTPPAPPTTVRPIQEPVGTACLAPLDYRTTIPNKATTRCSSPPTSVLLSPAASPCRDQEVRTRSAQPSHAAAKRSLRCYRRPQDSPSPSADSWRAGRSRASRSFSSSSDGASESSSSSSSSSSRSRSRSFSPPPKRWRRYRSRCSRSSSSRSSCGSCGRSRDRSSSSSSTSSYSSRSISHSQSRSPSPRRRSNRRRRYSCDAQDHYQRQRILQKERAIEERRVVFIGKIPSRMTRSELQHRFSVFGDIEECTLHFRSEGDNYGFVTYRYAEEAFAAIESGHKLRRPDEQPFDLCFGGRRQFCRRNYADLDSNREDFDPAPVKSKFDSLDFDTLLRQAQRSLRR; encoded by the exons ATGCAGAACTATCTTGACTCCTCTGTGATCTCCATCATTGAGGATCTCTCTCTGTGCGAG CAGAGCAAGGTCTGCCTGGATGTGCAGAACGAGCTGTCCTTGCTGACTGCCATCACGGAGATCCTGGACAGCACAGATGATGAGACCCTGTCCCCCTTTGACACCATCAtggatgcagagctgctgacCTCGCCTCGTGAGCGGGAGAATCCCTCG TTTCAGAAGTTTCTCACCTTGTCCCGTCCGTTGCTGGAATGTGAGAgccctgccctggagcagcccaAGGCTCTCAGGCCTCTcagcagcagtgtctctgtGATTGGGAAG ACTGATGCAGACCTGGCCTGGGACTGTGCTGCTCACGGCCTCGAGGACCCAGTGCTGCCAAAGAAGCAAGTCTGCAGCACCCCGAGACTGGAGAGGAAGGTGGGCTGGCACCGGGCCCgagagcagcccctgccacaGCGCAGTgatggggaggaagaagaggaggaagctgCCTTGGGTGTGGAGCTAGGCAGCAGCATGAAGACTGTGGATTTCTGTGTGAGCGAGGCTGGGGCAGCAGTGGAGGAGCACGAAGACCCCTGCATCATCAACACAGGTGATGTGTCTCTGAGTGAGCTGGTGAAGTCCATGCACCCGTACTGCCTGCCCACCTTCACTGTGTGCCTGGACCCCGAGACTGAGCCCGTGGCCAAGGAGCTTCTGAGCAGTCCGGTCTTGCTGGAAATTGTGCCTGGCGAGGGAGAGAGTGTGGAGATCCCTGTGGTCCTGCAGCCCTTGGCTCCTAGCTCCCTCGATCtggagctccagctcctgggagcagaggagggtACCAGGGCATCAATCCCAGAGGATAgagaggagctgccaggagctCCAACCCAGGAAACTGGGgtggaggagaagaaggaggaaaaactgcCTGGGAAGGAGCCCTCTTGCACTACCCCGGAGGGCACCTCCCcaccagaggcagcagcacctggagccTGGAGtcccaacagcagctcctggcacagcacgGAAGCCACAGTGGGTGGGAAACGCGAGTGCTCTGAGAAGGGACGGGGCCGTGAGAGAGCAAGGAAGAGTcggaaaaagaaagcagagccGGACCAAAGCAAGCAGGCCAGGCCTGGCAGGGACTGTGTGGCCCACCGGCTTCgctctgctggctctgggcagcccCCGGGCCAACTGGCCACCAGCCGTCAGCGGGCAGCATGTCCTTCCGTCCAGGTCTCAGActtcctggcacagcagctggaaCGAGCCCGGAAGGAGGGGCAGATGGAGCTGAATGCTGAGCGGGCACCACAACCCCGGGGCAGGCCCCAGAGCACATCAGGGGCCTTCCTGCCCAAGAAAGTGCAGCAGGATCTGCAGAAGGTGCCATCACCAGAAATGGTGAGCGTGGCCCCAGAGAAGAACAAGACTGTGGTGCCTCTGGAGAAGACCACACCAAGCGTGGAGGGGCAGCCAGCAGCTGCATGTCCCAACCCGACAGACCAGGCTGAGGGCCAGGGAGATTCACAGACATCTGCTGGACAGAGCAGTGGGGTCTCGGAGGCTGCCTCTCAGCTCCTGGAGCAAGGTGTGCAGTTGGAGCCCCCCCAGagcctgccagcagcagagccgAGTGAGGGCCTGCCCAAGGAAGCCAAACCCAAGGCACTGAGCCTGCGGGAATACCGCATCCGCATGCTGCACCGCCAGTCCAGCCTGGGCGGCAGCCAGGAAGACAAGAAGCAAGTGGCCAGCAAGTGGCCCAGCGTCCCCGAGCCTCCAGCGGAGCTGGCAGAGATCCCCTGCCTGGTGTCACCCAAGCGTTCTGCCACCGATGCAGACAGTGCTCAGAAAGGCCTGGAGAAAcccaccagccccactgctggCCCTTCTGCTGGCAAAGCTCCCACTGCTCTGGCTTCAGCTACGGCACCTGCCACGGCTCCACCACCCCCATCAACACCAATGCCTTTTGCTGCACCAAACGTGCCCCCAGCTGCTGGGATGGCCCCTGCTGGGATGCCGCCAGCCTCTGCCGGTGCTTACACCCTTTACCCACCAGTGCCTTCCTGGCCCTGTTTCAGCCCCCAGCCCATGGGCTGCCATGGTTTGCCCCCACCTCCTGTCGCCAACTCCTCCAGTGCTTTTCACATGGTGACTGGCCTCCCGCCTCCACCCATGGCCTGGCCCCCACCGGCTGTGCCACCCCCACCTCCTTTTGGCCCTGGTGGACCCTATGCCCCAGTGGGGTGGGCACCGCCATCCTACTGGCCAGGAATCCCCATGCCACCTCCGGTGCCTGCCCTGGCATACAGGGACCCCAGAACAGCAGCGCAGGCTGCTACTGCcttcccagctggcagccaccccagcacagccctcctgcaaGGGCAGCTTCCTgctgcccctgtactcagctgCCCGGAGCCACCGgccttccctgcccagccaccTGGCCTGGCCAGCGAggtgggggctgcaggtggCCCAACCAGGCCAGCGACCAGCAGGGTACCGGACTGCAAGAGGCAGGCACGGCTGGCAGGGGAGAGCTCTCTCCCCAAGGCCCCTCCGGCTCCTGCCTCAGCCCAGCCTCTGCCAGCCCCCTTGGTTGCcgctgcccagcccagcagggtccctcctgcagcaccagcccccCAGGCTGCCCCTACTCAGCCTCCAGAAGAGCTTCAGGCTGTAACCCCCACCCAGCTCCCAAAGGCCCCCCCAGCTGACATCCACTGCCCTGTGGAGGTGTCCCCTGCCGCTGGCCCTGTTGGGGAGTCCCCTGGCACCTGCCCCACGGAGAAGGCTGTAGGGCTGGGCaaggggacagaggagagagctCTGCTGGAGCCTAAGGCAGCTactgggcaggagctgcctggccaAACATCCACCTCCCAGGCTGTGGCACCACCACCGAAAGCATGTCGAGAGAGCAGCCTGCCCAACAAGGTGCCCGCTGTGCGGCCATGGAGGCACCAGCCGCTCCTCAGCCCGGCACAgcccagtgacagcagcaagGACATTGTGCAAGCCTTCATCAGCGAGATCG GGATTGAAGCCACCGACCTGTCCAGCCTGCTGGAGCAGTTTGAGAAGTCTGAAG CCAAGAAGGAGGAGACTCCTGTGCAGCCCCCCGAGGACAGGAGGCCAACAGGGAGCTCCGG gCCTGAGATCCAGCAGGATGGACAGACTCAGCAGGACAGGAAGCCCCCGGATGGCTTGCATGCCTCTGAGCTGGCCAATGTGGCAG GCCTCACTCCCCCAGCGACGCCCCCCCATCAGCTCTGGAAGCCTTTACCTGCTGTCTcgctgctggccaaggccaagtcGCCTGGGTCCACATCCCAGGAAGGGTCCCAGAAGACAGCCAAGCCGATGAAAGCCAAGCCACTGCCCCCAAACAAGATCCAGGGGAACAGTGTGGTGCTGGCCCCCACTGGCACAGCCCCCAACCACGTGTGCTCGGGAGACCATGACTACTGCATCCCAGCTGTGGCACGGCCGGAGAGCAACAGTATCACTGGCACACAGCCCCCTGCCAAGGGCGGCTCCCGCTGGAATGTCAAACGCCACCGGGACATAACTATCAAACCCATCTCTTCCTTAACCAAACGGACGCTGGACCAACCTGAGCCCACCCCGCCAGCCCCCCCCACCACTGTGAGGCCCATCCAGGAGCCGGTGGGGACAGCCTGCCTAGCCCCCCTGGATTATCGGACTACCATCCCCAACAAGGCCACCACCAGGTGCAGCAGTCCCCCCACCTCAGTGCTCCTGTCTCCAGCTGCATCCCCGTGCCGGGACCAGGAGGTGCGGACTcgcagtgcccagcccagccatgCTGCTGCCAAGAGGTCCCTACGCTGCTACCGGAGACCCCAGGACtcacccagcccctctgccGACAGCTGGAGGGCTGGCCGGAGCCGTGCCAGCCGCTCCTTCAGCTCCAGTTCAGATGGAGCTAGTGAGTCCTCGTCTTCAtcttcatcctcatcctcccGATCCCGGTCACGGTCGTTCTCCCCACCCCCCAAGCGGTGGCGAAG atACCGCTCAAGATGTTCCCGCAGCTCCTCCTCTCGCTCCAGCTGTGGGTCATGTGGCAGGTCCCGTGACAGGTCCTCATCCTCATCATCAACATCCTCCTACTCGTCCAGGTCCATATCCCACAGCCAGTCCCGCTCCCCCTCACCCCGCAGGAGGAGTAACAGACGGAGAAG ATACAGTTGCGATGCACAGGACCACTACCAAAGGCAGAGGATCCTCCAGAAGGAACGTGCAATA GAGGAGCGTCGAGTTGTGTTTATTGGCAAGATCCCCAGCAGGATGACACGGTCAGAGCTGCAGCACCGCTTCTCTGTGTTTGGGGACATCGAGGAGTGCACCCTGCACTTCCGGTCTGAGGG GGATAACTATGGCTTTGTCACCTATCGCTATGCCGAGGAAGCCTTTGCTGCCATCGAGAGTGGGCACAAGCTGCGGCGCCCAGATGAGCAGCCCTTTGACCTGTGCTTTGGCGGCCGCCGGCAGTTCTGCAGGAGGAACTATGCCGACTTGG ATTCAAACCGGGAGGATTTTGACCCGGCTCCCGTCAAGAGCAAGTTTGATTCCCTGGACTTCGACACGCTGCTGCGGCAGGCACAGCGCAGCCTGCGGAGGTAG